Genomic DNA from Microbacterium neungamense:
GAACTTCGTCGTGAGCGGCTTGCGACGGATGGCCGCAAGAGCGGTCTCCTTGATCGAGTGCGTGTGCCGGAGGGTGAACTCCTTGCGCACGTCGTCTACGACGATTCGGGGCTGATCAGAGATCCTGGGCAAAGCGGCCCTCCAGGCGACGGAACACGAACTGCCCGAAGGCAAGCACGACGAGCGAGATCAGCAGAGCGATGGCGCTGAACGTCCAGAGCGAGGGCAGCGGGCTGGCGCCGTTCGGACCGAGAGGCATCCAGATGCCGTAGTGGAACAGCTCGACGGCCACCGTCACCGGGTTCAGGCGATACAGGGTGAAGAGCCAGTCCGGGATCACATCGGCGACTGCGGTCCACGCGTACATCACCGGGGAGGCCCAGATCGCGACCATCACGATGATCTCCACGAAACTCTGCGCATCGCGGAAGGTGACGTTGATCGAGCCGAACAGGAGGCCCAGACCGCTGGCGAGGATCGCGACGACGACCAGGGCGAGGAGGATCGCCGCGAAGGACAGCACCGACGGTGACCATCCGAAGAAAAGGGAGATCACCATCACCACGAGGATCTGCGGGAGCGCGTTGACCGCAGCGATCAGCATGCTGGCGATCGGGAACATCTCACGCGGAAGGTAGATCTTCTTGATGAGCGCTGCGTTATCCACGAGGGAGCGGGTGCCGTTCGAGAAGGCCTCATTGAAGAACGTGACGATCGTGATGCCCGCGAGCAGGTAGATCGGGAAATACTCCAGCTGCCGGTTCATGCCGAG
This window encodes:
- a CDS encoding ABC transporter permease yields the protein MTDDGSKLAVPGSQRGLAEVFRHRYLLSLIVRKEVQIRYRGSIFGWLWSYVKPLIQFVVFYFAIGVFLGMNRQLEYFPIYLLAGITIVTFFNEAFSNGTRSLVDNAALIKKIYLPREMFPIASMLIAAVNALPQILVVMVISLFFGWSPSVLSFAAILLALVVVAILASGLGLLFGSINVTFRDAQSFVEIIVMVAIWASPVMYAWTAVADVIPDWLFTLYRLNPVTVAVELFHYGIWMPLGPNGASPLPSLWTFSAIALLISLVVLAFGQFVFRRLEGRFAQDL